In one Mastacembelus armatus chromosome 19, fMasArm1.2, whole genome shotgun sequence genomic region, the following are encoded:
- the LOC113135967 gene encoding SH3 and cysteine-rich domain-containing protein 2-like isoform X3 — MTEISDKENEPQNRDLHRPQATVPSQPESKLQRLKRSLSFKAVMRSKSVDNFFQRSNGETRPSPALITTPPPLPSPPPFSESPLAYERSPSLSPSISPNPSLSSHSPSISPSLSITFKTQSKSQAQLVQPLKTHCFQEHVFRKPTSCQRCKHMIQGNSKQGLRCKACKMAAHLWCSSELSQQPCNGKTGAFKRNFSSPLLTIDLLGVVTEAPASQEADNVVDPVYEALRYGTSLAQMSRSSFGSISESPCHEAEKLQDKLENQPIAEEENIPGMLTPPESEKADSEDRVSLKTPKRMEVHSIHTYVALYKFLPQEKNDLELQPGDRVQVTDDSNEDWWKGKSRDKVGFFPANFVQRVRPGERVWKVTSGFHGNRDQGQMTVKESQFHKEVHSDGGILRSVYPKPH; from the exons ATGACGGAAATTAGCGACAAGGAGAATGAACCACAAAATAGGGATCTTCACCGACCACAGGCTACCGTGCCCAGCCAGCCCGAGTCGAAG ttgCAGCGGCTGAAGCGCTCCCTGTCCTTCAAAGCAGTCATGCGCAGCAAGAGTGTGGACAACTTTTTCCAACGCAGTAATGGCGAAACCCGGCCTTCACCAGCCCTTATAACGACACCGCCACCTTTGCCTTCTCCTCCCCCTTTTTCTGAGTCACCCCTGGCCTATGAGCGCTCTCCCTCCCTATCCCCTTCTATCAGTCCCAATCCATCACTGTCATCACACTCACCTTCAATCAGTCCCTCACTGTCCATCACCTTCAAAACCCAGTCAAAGTCTCAGGCCCAGCTAGTGCAGCCTCTCAAGACCCATTGTTTCCAGGAGCACGTCTTCCGTAAACCAACAAGCTGCCAGCGATGCAAACACATGATTCAAG GGAACTCCAAGCAGGGGCTGCGTTGTAAAGCCTGTAAGATGGCGGCCCACCTCTGGTGCTCATCAGAGCTCTCCCAGCAGCCGTGCAATGGCAAG ACAGGAGCTTTCAAGAGAAACTTCAGCTCTCCTCTGCTAACCATTGATCTGCTGGGTGTGGTCACAGAGGCTCCTGCTTCTCAGG AGGCAGATAATGTTGTTGACCCTGTGTACGAGGCACTTCGCTATGGGACATCACTGGCTCAGATGAGTCGCTCCAGCTTTGGCAGTATCTCAGAGTCTCCCTGTCATGAG gcTGAAAAACTGCAAGACAAACTAGAAAACCAGCCTATAGCTGAAGAGGAAAACATACCAGGAA TGCTCACCCCTCCTGAAAGTGAGAAGGCTGATTCAGAAGACAGGGTCAGCCTGAAG ACTCCTAAACGCATGGAGGTTCACTCCATCCACACCTATGTGGCTCTGTACAAGTTTCTGCCTCAGGAGAAGAACGACTTGGAGCTACA gCCTGGCGACAGAGTTCAAGTCACAGATGACTCCAACGAGGACTGGTGGAAG GGAAAAAGCAGAGACAAGGTGGGATTTTTCCCAGCCAACTTTGTGCAGCGAGTCCGCCCTGGTGAACGGGTCTGGAAGGTCACCtctggtttccatggcaaccgGGACCAAGGCCAGATGACTGTGAAAGAGTCCCAG TTTCATAAAGAAGTTCACTCTGATGGAGGAATACTCAGGAGTGTTTACCCAAAACCTCACTGA
- the LOC113135967 gene encoding SH3 and cysteine-rich domain-containing protein 2-like isoform X2 — MTEISDKENEPQNRDLHRPQATVPSQPESKLQRLKRSLSFKAVMRSKSVDNFFQRSNGETRPSPALITTPPPLPSPPPFSESPLAYERSPSLSPSISPNPSLSSHSPSISPSLSITFKTQSKSQAQLVQPLKTHCFQEHVFRKPTSCQRCKHMIQGNSKQGLRCKACKMAAHLWCSSELSQQPCNGKTGAFKRNFSSPLLTIDLLGVVTEAPASQEADNVVDPVYEALRYGTSLAQMSRSSFGSISESPCHEAEKLQDKLENQPIAEEENIPGMLTPPESEKADSEDRVSLKTPKRMEVHSIHTYVALYKFLPQEKNDLELQPGDRVQVTDDSNEDWWKGKSRDKVGFFPANFVQRVRPGERVWKVTSGFHGNRDQGQMTVKESQICVGKNEETDDFLRLSSGKKRGLVPMNYLLEI, encoded by the exons ATGACGGAAATTAGCGACAAGGAGAATGAACCACAAAATAGGGATCTTCACCGACCACAGGCTACCGTGCCCAGCCAGCCCGAGTCGAAG ttgCAGCGGCTGAAGCGCTCCCTGTCCTTCAAAGCAGTCATGCGCAGCAAGAGTGTGGACAACTTTTTCCAACGCAGTAATGGCGAAACCCGGCCTTCACCAGCCCTTATAACGACACCGCCACCTTTGCCTTCTCCTCCCCCTTTTTCTGAGTCACCCCTGGCCTATGAGCGCTCTCCCTCCCTATCCCCTTCTATCAGTCCCAATCCATCACTGTCATCACACTCACCTTCAATCAGTCCCTCACTGTCCATCACCTTCAAAACCCAGTCAAAGTCTCAGGCCCAGCTAGTGCAGCCTCTCAAGACCCATTGTTTCCAGGAGCACGTCTTCCGTAAACCAACAAGCTGCCAGCGATGCAAACACATGATTCAAG GGAACTCCAAGCAGGGGCTGCGTTGTAAAGCCTGTAAGATGGCGGCCCACCTCTGGTGCTCATCAGAGCTCTCCCAGCAGCCGTGCAATGGCAAG ACAGGAGCTTTCAAGAGAAACTTCAGCTCTCCTCTGCTAACCATTGATCTGCTGGGTGTGGTCACAGAGGCTCCTGCTTCTCAGG AGGCAGATAATGTTGTTGACCCTGTGTACGAGGCACTTCGCTATGGGACATCACTGGCTCAGATGAGTCGCTCCAGCTTTGGCAGTATCTCAGAGTCTCCCTGTCATGAG gcTGAAAAACTGCAAGACAAACTAGAAAACCAGCCTATAGCTGAAGAGGAAAACATACCAGGAA TGCTCACCCCTCCTGAAAGTGAGAAGGCTGATTCAGAAGACAGGGTCAGCCTGAAG ACTCCTAAACGCATGGAGGTTCACTCCATCCACACCTATGTGGCTCTGTACAAGTTTCTGCCTCAGGAGAAGAACGACTTGGAGCTACA gCCTGGCGACAGAGTTCAAGTCACAGATGACTCCAACGAGGACTGGTGGAAG GGAAAAAGCAGAGACAAGGTGGGATTTTTCCCAGCCAACTTTGTGCAGCGAGTCCGCCCTGGTGAACGGGTCTGGAAGGTCACCtctggtttccatggcaaccgGGACCAAGGCCAGATGACTGTGAAAGAGTCCCAG ATCTGTGTGGGGAAGAATGAGGAGACTGACGATTTCCTCCGGCTGAGCAGTGGGAAGAAGAGAGGCTTGGTCCCTATGAATTATCTGCTAGAAATATGA
- the LOC113135967 gene encoding SH3 and cysteine-rich domain-containing protein 2-like isoform X1 translates to MTEISDKENEPQNRDLHRPQATVPSQPESKLQRLKRSLSFKAVMRSKSVDNFFQRSNGETRPSPALITTPPPLPSPPPFSESPLAYERSPSLSPSISPNPSLSSHSPSISPSLSITFKTQSKSQAQLVQPLKTHCFQEHVFRKPTSCQRCKHMIQGNSKQGLRCKACKMAAHLWCSSELSQQPCNGKTGAFKRNFSSPLLTIDLLGVVTEAPASQEADNVVDPVYEALRYGTSLAQMSRSSFGSISESPCHEAEKLQDKLENQPIAEEENIPGMLTPPESEKADSEDRVSLKTPKRMEVHSIHTYVALYKFLPQEKNDLELQPGDRVQVTDDSNEDWWKGKSRDKVGFFPANFVQRVRPGERVWKVTSGFHGNRDQGQMTVKESQVNMHIIHNFSLFAVSLSLTHTEYIKCMQIHAGNC, encoded by the exons ATGACGGAAATTAGCGACAAGGAGAATGAACCACAAAATAGGGATCTTCACCGACCACAGGCTACCGTGCCCAGCCAGCCCGAGTCGAAG ttgCAGCGGCTGAAGCGCTCCCTGTCCTTCAAAGCAGTCATGCGCAGCAAGAGTGTGGACAACTTTTTCCAACGCAGTAATGGCGAAACCCGGCCTTCACCAGCCCTTATAACGACACCGCCACCTTTGCCTTCTCCTCCCCCTTTTTCTGAGTCACCCCTGGCCTATGAGCGCTCTCCCTCCCTATCCCCTTCTATCAGTCCCAATCCATCACTGTCATCACACTCACCTTCAATCAGTCCCTCACTGTCCATCACCTTCAAAACCCAGTCAAAGTCTCAGGCCCAGCTAGTGCAGCCTCTCAAGACCCATTGTTTCCAGGAGCACGTCTTCCGTAAACCAACAAGCTGCCAGCGATGCAAACACATGATTCAAG GGAACTCCAAGCAGGGGCTGCGTTGTAAAGCCTGTAAGATGGCGGCCCACCTCTGGTGCTCATCAGAGCTCTCCCAGCAGCCGTGCAATGGCAAG ACAGGAGCTTTCAAGAGAAACTTCAGCTCTCCTCTGCTAACCATTGATCTGCTGGGTGTGGTCACAGAGGCTCCTGCTTCTCAGG AGGCAGATAATGTTGTTGACCCTGTGTACGAGGCACTTCGCTATGGGACATCACTGGCTCAGATGAGTCGCTCCAGCTTTGGCAGTATCTCAGAGTCTCCCTGTCATGAG gcTGAAAAACTGCAAGACAAACTAGAAAACCAGCCTATAGCTGAAGAGGAAAACATACCAGGAA TGCTCACCCCTCCTGAAAGTGAGAAGGCTGATTCAGAAGACAGGGTCAGCCTGAAG ACTCCTAAACGCATGGAGGTTCACTCCATCCACACCTATGTGGCTCTGTACAAGTTTCTGCCTCAGGAGAAGAACGACTTGGAGCTACA gCCTGGCGACAGAGTTCAAGTCACAGATGACTCCAACGAGGACTGGTGGAAG GGAAAAAGCAGAGACAAGGTGGGATTTTTCCCAGCCAACTTTGTGCAGCGAGTCCGCCCTGGTGAACGGGTCTGGAAGGTCACCtctggtttccatggcaaccgGGACCAAGGCCAGATGACTGTGAAAGAGTCCCAGGTGAACATGCATATAATACacaatttctctctctttgctgtctctctctctctcacacacacagaatacatAAAATGTATGCAAATTCATGCAGGAAACTGCTGA